One candidate division KSB1 bacterium DNA segment encodes these proteins:
- a CDS encoding lamin tail domain-containing protein produces the protein MLALLATLLVAGLGLAQNPGDVLISESMYDDTASTDVEWAEIYNTTANPIDISGWTLQDAPAYPPATEGSILVPAGTTIAAGQYLVLCKAAIPEFTGEIVCTQNFGSWALGNSGDNLALYTGSGTLIDGSLSVIIPDSSLTGGNSTERCSFAISYDVGSNWHQSTNVFATTGRYRLCTPGAPNSACGASDTTPPTLLSAAATTATTVDLLWNESVGLVSAQTVANYVVNNGVGNPLTATRDGANLALVHLTFNAMANNTYSITCNNVADVAGNVSTNQIANFTVNVTVAQGAVVITEVMYDDTASGTNPDVEWVEIHNTTASAIDLSLWRLTDYSAVPPTAEGNVVIPAGTSIPADGYLVLSKVAMPEIPSAIVCVDSGSLGLGNSGDNLALYTADFAQLVDGSLTVNYPDLALNNGGHSIEKCDVNAPWSGLAADWHESTNVFGTGRYQLCTPGAVNSPCLGDTTRPTLVSATALSTTLIEVVFNEALNEVSAETVTNYSVDLGVGSPSTATLQTTPTTVRLLYGTALAPNTYTLTVNNVADVALNAILPNSQVSFTVSAPPENLKFTEFMPNPAFASTGDSLGEWFEIYNAGATTVDLTGWIIADNSGSDTIEAGTINPGQYFVFCSNGDSATNGGVPENFDYRFATSGWGLSLSNTGETIFLRNPAGTNVATVTYTTAFHWGAGVSAQLIDLNYSGAVDTMWCAGYQAWPGANNGDLGTPGTATACAPVLPPDTLTLCQVREQDTCGVATRLNTRVVTHGVVTWVDSCGTEAFVESGGCAVQIFGTAVTTNMVGNPRPPMVGDTIEVWSYITQFRGVTEFSTYTAVAPVITYLGSAAVPAPVVVAASAVATVVDDCGPELYESRIISVLGATFLNAGGTFAPGDTTFPAVVGTDTVLYYVDSCDVSILGTTIPAGAVNLRGALGQHDLTTPCLCGGYQIVFAGGSAFEAAQCPDPTQFTVNRDDSLATTVTLRWTPGLGAACNTYKVYASTNGSAVFPATYTLVATVVAPTPPDCFYTDPSALAPIRFYHVTADN, from the coding sequence TTGCTCGCACTGCTGGCTACCCTGTTAGTCGCCGGCCTGGGCCTTGCCCAGAATCCCGGTGATGTGCTGATTTCGGAATCGATGTACGATGATACGGCCTCAACAGATGTCGAATGGGCGGAAATCTACAACACTACGGCTAACCCCATCGACATCTCCGGCTGGACGCTGCAGGACGCCCCTGCTTATCCCCCGGCGACCGAAGGTTCAATCCTGGTCCCGGCCGGCACCACTATCGCTGCCGGACAATACCTGGTCCTGTGCAAGGCCGCAATTCCCGAGTTCACGGGCGAAATCGTCTGCACGCAGAATTTCGGTTCATGGGCACTCGGTAATTCCGGTGACAACCTCGCCCTCTATACGGGGAGCGGCACGCTCATTGATGGATCGTTGAGCGTCATTATCCCGGACTCATCGCTGACGGGCGGAAACTCAACGGAGCGTTGCTCCTTCGCCATCAGCTACGATGTCGGGTCAAACTGGCATCAGTCCACCAATGTGTTCGCCACGACCGGCCGCTACCGCCTCTGCACGCCCGGCGCACCGAATTCCGCCTGCGGGGCCAGCGATACCACGCCACCGACGCTCCTGAGCGCCGCGGCCACGACTGCTACCACCGTCGATCTGCTCTGGAATGAGTCGGTCGGGCTGGTGTCAGCGCAGACCGTGGCCAACTACGTCGTCAACAATGGCGTCGGCAATCCGCTGACCGCGACCCGCGACGGAGCGAATCTCGCGCTGGTGCATCTGACGTTCAACGCGATGGCCAACAACACCTACTCGATCACCTGCAATAACGTTGCTGACGTGGCCGGAAATGTCTCCACGAATCAGATCGCTAATTTCACGGTGAATGTTACCGTCGCGCAGGGCGCTGTTGTGATCACGGAAGTGATGTACGATGATACGGCCAGCGGGACCAACCCCGATGTCGAATGGGTGGAGATTCATAACACCACCGCGTCGGCCATCGATTTATCGCTGTGGCGTCTGACCGACTACAGCGCCGTCCCGCCCACCGCGGAAGGCAATGTCGTGATTCCGGCCGGGACTTCGATTCCGGCGGATGGCTATCTCGTGCTTTCCAAAGTCGCGATGCCGGAAATCCCGAGCGCGATTGTCTGCGTTGACTCCGGATCACTCGGGCTGGGCAATTCCGGCGATAACCTCGCACTTTATACCGCGGACTTCGCGCAACTCGTGGATGGCTCGCTGACGGTCAACTACCCTGACCTCGCCCTGAACAACGGCGGTCACTCGATTGAGAAGTGCGATGTGAACGCGCCGTGGTCCGGCCTCGCCGCCGATTGGCATGAATCCACCAATGTCTTCGGAACCGGACGATATCAGCTCTGCACGCCGGGCGCCGTCAATTCTCCCTGCCTCGGCGACACCACACGGCCCACGCTCGTGTCCGCGACCGCGCTCAGCACGACGCTGATCGAAGTCGTCTTCAACGAAGCCCTGAACGAAGTCTCGGCGGAAACCGTGACAAACTACTCCGTGGACCTCGGCGTGGGCTCGCCCAGCACGGCAACGCTGCAGACCACCCCCACAACGGTCCGCCTGCTCTACGGCACCGCGTTGGCTCCCAATACGTACACCTTGACCGTCAATAACGTAGCGGACGTTGCGCTGAATGCGATCCTGCCCAACTCGCAAGTGTCGTTCACCGTCTCCGCTCCGCCGGAGAACCTCAAGTTCACCGAGTTCATGCCGAATCCGGCGTTCGCGAGCACAGGCGACAGCCTCGGCGAATGGTTCGAGATCTATAATGCCGGGGCGACCACCGTGGATCTGACCGGGTGGATCATCGCCGATAATTCCGGCAGCGATACCATTGAAGCCGGCACGATCAACCCCGGCCAGTATTTTGTGTTCTGCTCAAACGGCGACAGCGCAACGAACGGCGGTGTGCCGGAGAATTTCGACTATCGTTTCGCCACGTCCGGTTGGGGCCTGAGCCTGAGCAATACCGGCGAAACCATCTTCTTGCGCAACCCGGCGGGGACCAATGTCGCCACGGTCACATACACGACCGCATTCCATTGGGGCGCCGGCGTGAGCGCCCAATTGATCGATTTGAATTACAGCGGCGCCGTTGACACCATGTGGTGCGCCGGTTATCAGGCCTGGCCGGGCGCCAACAATGGCGACCTCGGCACGCCCGGAACCGCTACGGCATGTGCTCCGGTGCTCCCGCCGGATACGCTCACACTCTGCCAGGTCCGCGAGCAAGACACCTGCGGCGTCGCCACGCGGCTGAATACCCGCGTCGTCACGCATGGCGTCGTTACTTGGGTCGATTCGTGCGGCACAGAGGCGTTCGTCGAGAGCGGCGGCTGCGCGGTCCAGATCTTCGGCACCGCGGTTACGACCAATATGGTCGGGAATCCCCGTCCCCCCATGGTCGGCGACACCATTGAAGTGTGGAGTTACATCACACAGTTCCGCGGCGTCACAGAATTCTCTACCTATACCGCCGTCGCGCCGGTGATCACCTATCTTGGTTCGGCTGCGGTCCCGGCACCGGTAGTGGTCGCGGCCTCGGCAGTCGCAACCGTCGTCGATGACTGCGGACCCGAACTGTACGAATCCCGTATTATTTCCGTGCTCGGCGCGACCTTCCTGAATGCAGGCGGTACGTTCGCACCCGGTGACACAACGTTCCCGGCCGTGGTCGGAACGGACACGGTCCTCTACTACGTCGATAGTTGCGATGTGTCTATCCTCGGAACGACGATTCCTGCCGGCGCTGTGAACTTGCGAGGTGCGCTCGGACAACATGATCTGACGACGCCGTGCCTGTGCGGCGGCTATCAGATCGTCTTCGCCGGAGGCAGCGCTTTCGAAGCCGCGCAGTGCCCGGATCCTACGCAATTCACCGTCAATCGTGACGACAGCCTGGCCACGACGGTTACCTTGCGCTGGACCCCCGGCCTCGGTGCAGCATGCAATACGTACAAGGTCTATGCATCCACGAACGGCAGCGCTGTTTTCCCCGCCACATACACCCTCGTCGCGACGGTCGTTGCACCAACGCCGCCGGATTGCTTCTATACCGATCCGAGCGCACTGGCGCCGATTCGCTTCTATCATGTGACGGCTGACAACTAA
- the flgB gene encoding flagellar basal body rod protein FlgB, whose protein sequence is MADNLIENFLLNQAPGNAVLKKTLDANALRQRTHAQNIANAETPGYRRLAVDFEQQLKQVLDDDIDGMAQTNPRHMNGNGARVELEALAATTRTEPLDPNSPGINGVNIDLEMAEMAETQLRYLTSLELLKRRYAGIKAAIKGQP, encoded by the coding sequence ATGGCCGACAATCTGATCGAGAATTTCCTCCTCAATCAGGCCCCCGGCAACGCCGTCCTTAAGAAGACGCTGGATGCGAACGCCCTGCGGCAACGCACACACGCGCAGAATATCGCCAATGCTGAGACGCCCGGGTACCGGCGGCTGGCCGTGGACTTCGAACAGCAGCTCAAGCAGGTGCTGGACGACGACATCGACGGCATGGCACAGACCAATCCGCGCCACATGAACGGAAACGGCGCGCGCGTCGAGCTTGAGGCCCTTGCCGCAACGACGCGCACGGAACCGCTCGATCCGAACAGCCCGGGCATCAACGGCGTAAATATCGATCTCGAAATGGCCGAGATGGCCGAAACCCAGCTCCGCTATCTCACGTCGCTGGAACTTCTGAAACGCCGATATGCCGGCATCAAGGCCGCGATCAAAGGCCAACCGTAA